The Streptomyces sp. DH-12 genome has a window encoding:
- the mctP gene encoding monocarboxylate uptake permease MctP codes for MNDGVNGVALAVFVFFFVLVTVMGFLAARWRKAANEHTLDEWGLGGRSFGTWVTWFLLGGDLYTAYTFVAVPAAIYAAGAAGFFAVPYTILVYPLIFTFLPRLWSVSHKHGYVTTSDFVRGRFGSKGLSLAVALTGILATMPYIALQLVGIQAVLDVMGVGGGEHTNWFVKDLPLLIAFGVLAAYTYSSGLRAPALIAFVKDTLIYLVIAVAIIYIPIKLGGFDEIFASAQEAYSETNPATGAPRGSLVPGEAGQWTYATLALGSALALFMYPHSITATLSSKSREVIRRNTTILPLYSLMLGLLALLGFMAIAAGVKVQNGQLAIPQLFETMFPDWFAGVAFAAIGIGALVPAAIMSIAAANLFTRNIYKDFIKPDATPRQETAVSKVVSLLVKVGALAFVLTMDKTVAINFQLLGGIWILQTFPALVGGLFTRWFHRWALIGGWAVGMIYGTVAAYGVASPTQKHFGGSAEKIPGIGEIGYIGLTAFVINVLVTVVLTFVLRAVKAPEGVDETKPQDYTADAGDPGVQVELPPATAGSAH; via the coding sequence GTGAACGACGGCGTGAACGGCGTGGCACTCGCGGTCTTCGTCTTCTTCTTCGTGCTCGTCACCGTGATGGGCTTCCTGGCCGCGCGCTGGCGCAAGGCCGCGAACGAGCACACCCTCGACGAATGGGGCCTGGGCGGGCGCTCGTTCGGCACCTGGGTCACCTGGTTCCTGCTGGGCGGCGACCTGTACACCGCGTACACCTTCGTGGCCGTCCCGGCGGCGATCTACGCGGCGGGCGCGGCCGGCTTCTTCGCGGTGCCGTACACGATCCTGGTGTACCCGCTGATCTTCACCTTCCTGCCCCGGCTGTGGTCGGTGTCGCACAAGCACGGCTATGTGACGACGTCCGACTTCGTGCGCGGGCGGTTCGGCTCGAAGGGGCTGTCGCTGGCCGTCGCGCTGACCGGCATCCTGGCGACGATGCCGTACATCGCGCTGCAACTGGTGGGCATCCAGGCCGTCCTGGACGTGATGGGCGTCGGCGGCGGCGAGCACACCAACTGGTTCGTCAAGGACCTGCCGCTGCTCATCGCGTTCGGTGTGCTCGCCGCGTACACCTACTCGTCCGGGCTGCGGGCGCCCGCGCTGATCGCGTTCGTCAAGGACACGCTGATCTATCTGGTCATCGCGGTGGCGATCATCTACATCCCGATCAAGCTGGGCGGGTTCGACGAGATCTTCGCCTCCGCGCAGGAGGCGTACAGCGAGACCAACCCGGCCACGGGCGCGCCGCGCGGCTCGCTGGTGCCGGGCGAGGCCGGCCAGTGGACGTACGCCACGCTGGCGCTGGGCTCGGCGCTCGCGCTGTTCATGTACCCGCACTCGATCACCGCGACGCTGTCCTCCAAGAGCCGTGAGGTGATCCGCCGCAACACCACGATCCTGCCGCTGTACTCGCTGATGCTGGGCCTGCTGGCGCTGCTCGGCTTCATGGCGATCGCGGCCGGGGTGAAGGTGCAGAACGGCCAGCTGGCCATCCCGCAGCTGTTCGAGACCATGTTCCCGGACTGGTTCGCCGGTGTGGCCTTCGCGGCGATCGGCATCGGTGCGCTGGTGCCGGCGGCGATCATGTCGATCGCGGCGGCGAACCTGTTCACCCGCAACATCTACAAGGACTTCATCAAGCCGGACGCGACGCCCAGGCAGGAGACCGCCGTCTCCAAGGTCGTGTCGCTGCTGGTGAAGGTGGGCGCGCTGGCCTTCGTGCTGACCATGGACAAGACGGTCGCCATCAACTTCCAGCTGCTGGGCGGGATCTGGATCCTGCAGACCTTCCCGGCGCTGGTGGGCGGCCTGTTCACCCGGTGGTTCCACCGCTGGGCGCTGATCGGCGGCTGGGCGGTCGGCATGATCTACGGCACGGTCGCCGCGTACGGGGTGGCGTCGCCGACGCAGAAGCACTTCGGCGGCTCCGCCGAGAAGATCCCGGGCATCGGCGAGATCGGCTACATCGGTCTCACCGCCTTCGTGATCAACGTGCTGGTCACGGTCGTCCTGACCTTCGTCCTGAGGGCGGTCAAGGCGCCGGAGGGCGTCGACGAGACGAAGCCGCAGGACTACACGGCGGACGCCGGCGACCCGGGCGTGCAGGTCGAGCTCCCGCCGGCCACGGCGGGCAGCGCGCACTGA
- a CDS encoding DUF3311 domain-containing protein: MSQAPETPREPVVTPVRVVIGLCLVAPFVAMLWVGSYAKTDPVFIGIPFFYWYQMAWVLISTALTMVAYKLWQRDQRARSAGKGGAEQ; this comes from the coding sequence ATGTCACAAGCCCCGGAAACACCACGAGAGCCGGTGGTGACGCCCGTGCGCGTCGTCATCGGCCTCTGTCTTGTCGCACCGTTCGTGGCCATGCTGTGGGTCGGGTCCTACGCCAAGACCGACCCGGTGTTCATCGGCATCCCGTTCTTCTACTGGTACCAGATGGCCTGGGTGCTGATCTCGACCGCGCTGACGATGGTCGCGTACAAGCTGTGGCAGCGTGACCAGCGCGCCCGCTCGGCCGGGAAGGGGGGTGCGGAGCAGTGA
- a CDS encoding GNAT family N-acetyltransferase, with protein MDIVIRPVTPGEHTELGEITAQAYLGDGLLDFGESDAYLGELRDVAKRAAAAEVLVAVEHGTLLGGVTFVPGPGPMADIAEPGEAEIRMLAVSRAHRGRGAGEALVRACVDRARALGCARTVLSTQHTMHAAHRVYERLGFTHAPRRDWNPLPELDDIMLLVYELTL; from the coding sequence ATGGACATCGTCATCCGGCCGGTGACGCCCGGCGAGCACACGGAACTCGGTGAGATCACCGCGCAGGCCTATCTCGGCGACGGTCTGCTGGACTTCGGGGAGAGCGACGCCTACCTCGGCGAGCTGCGGGACGTGGCGAAGCGCGCGGCGGCCGCCGAGGTGCTGGTCGCCGTGGAGCACGGCACGCTGCTGGGCGGGGTGACCTTCGTACCGGGCCCCGGACCGATGGCCGACATCGCGGAGCCCGGCGAGGCGGAGATACGGATGCTGGCGGTGTCCCGCGCCCACCGCGGCCGGGGCGCCGGCGAGGCCCTGGTGCGGGCCTGCGTCGACCGGGCGCGGGCGCTCGGGTGCGCGCGGACGGTGCTGTCCACCCAGCACACCATGCACGCCGCGCACCGGGTGTACGAACGGCTGGGCTTCACGCACGCCCCCCGGCGGGACTGGAACCCGCTGCCGGAGCTGGACGACATCATGCTGCTCGTCTACGAGCTGACGCTCTGA
- a CDS encoding cytochrome P450: protein MTVESVRPRGATAPAEPPVAGGAVPLLGHGWRLVRDPLAFLCQLRDHGDVVRLKLGPKTVYAVTTPALTGAVALSPDYIIAGPLWESLESLLGKEGVATANGKLHRRQRRTIQPAFRLDAIPAYGPIMAGEAHALVERWRTAGGALDTTAESFRVAVRIAARCLMRGSYMDARAERICADLTTLFAGMYQRMVVPLGPLYKVPLPANREFNRALADLHVLVDEIIADRRASSQKPNDLLTALLEAEDDNGDPIGEQEIHDQVLAILTAGAETVGSTIMSLLLVLTEHPELGDKIRDEVKSVVGDRPVAFEDVRKLTYTANVVTETLRLYPAVWILTRRAVADTELGGYRIPKGADLIYSPYAIQRDRRSYERNEDFDPDRWLPERSKDVPKYAMSPFSVGNRKCPSDHFSMAELTLITAVVADACRFEHAAGSDARPRIGITLRPRRLMLRVLPR from the coding sequence ATGACCGTCGAGTCGGTACGCCCGAGGGGCGCCACCGCACCGGCCGAGCCGCCCGTGGCGGGCGGCGCCGTCCCGCTCCTCGGCCACGGCTGGCGCCTGGTGCGCGACCCCCTGGCCTTCCTGTGCCAGCTCCGCGACCACGGCGACGTGGTGCGCCTCAAACTGGGACCCAAGACCGTCTACGCCGTCACCACCCCCGCCCTCACCGGCGCGGTGGCGCTCAGCCCGGACTACATCATCGCCGGACCCCTGTGGGAGTCGCTGGAGAGCCTGCTCGGCAAGGAGGGCGTGGCCACCGCCAACGGCAAGCTGCACCGCCGCCAGCGGCGCACCATCCAGCCGGCGTTCCGGCTCGACGCGATCCCCGCCTACGGCCCGATCATGGCCGGGGAGGCCCACGCGCTGGTGGAGCGCTGGCGGACCGCGGGCGGGGCGCTGGACACCACGGCGGAGTCCTTCCGCGTGGCCGTGCGGATCGCCGCCCGCTGCCTCATGCGCGGCAGCTACATGGACGCCCGCGCCGAGCGCATATGCGCCGACCTCACCACCCTGTTCGCCGGAATGTACCAGCGCATGGTGGTGCCGCTCGGACCGCTCTACAAGGTTCCGCTCCCGGCCAATCGGGAATTCAACCGCGCGCTGGCCGATCTGCACGTCCTGGTCGACGAGATCATCGCCGACCGGCGGGCGAGCAGTCAAAAACCGAACGATTTGCTGACGGCTTTGCTGGAGGCGGAGGACGACAATGGCGACCCCATCGGGGAACAGGAGATCCACGATCAGGTTCTCGCCATCCTGACCGCCGGCGCCGAAACCGTCGGGTCCACGATCATGTCGCTGCTCCTGGTTCTCACCGAGCACCCGGAACTCGGCGACAAGATCCGCGACGAGGTGAAATCCGTCGTCGGCGACCGGCCGGTCGCATTCGAGGACGTGCGGAAGCTGACGTACACCGCGAATGTCGTCACGGAGACCCTGCGGCTGTATCCGGCCGTATGGATATTGACCCGCCGTGCGGTCGCCGACACGGAACTCGGCGGTTACCGCATTCCGAAGGGCGCGGACCTGATCTACAGCCCGTACGCGATCCAGCGCGACCGGCGGTCGTACGAGCGGAACGAGGACTTCGACCCGGACCGCTGGCTCCCGGAGCGGTCCAAGGACGTGCCCAAGTACGCGATGAGCCCGTTCAGCGTGGGCAACCGCAAGTGCCCCAGCGACCACTTCTCCATGGCGGAGCTCACGCTCATCACCGCCGTGGTCGCCGACGCGTGCCGCTTCGAGCACGCCGCCGGCTCCGACGCCCGGCCGCGCATCGGCATCACGCTCCGGCCCCGCCGGCTGATGCTGCGGGTACTGCCCCGCTGA
- a CDS encoding ribonucleotide-diphosphate reductase subunit beta has translation MRYPDFYERYRDAIKNTWHVEEVDLHSDVADLAKLTPEEQHLIGRLVAFFATGDSIVANNLVLTLYKHINSPEARLYLSRQLFEEAVHVQFYLTLLDTYLPDPDDRAAAFAAVENIPSIREKAEFCFRWMDSVEEIDRLETRADRRRFLLNLICFAACIEGLFFYGAFAYVYWFRSRGLLHGLATGTNWVFRDETMHMSFAFDVVDTVRKEEPELFDEELGRQVTDMLREAVEAELQFARDLCGDGLPGMNTESMRQYLECVADQRLVRLGFAPVYGSENPFSFMELQGVQELTNFFERRPSAYQVAVEGTVDLDEDF, from the coding sequence ATGCGCTACCCCGACTTCTACGAGCGCTACCGGGACGCGATCAAGAACACCTGGCACGTCGAGGAGGTGGACCTGCACTCGGACGTCGCCGACCTGGCGAAGCTGACACCGGAGGAGCAGCACCTGATCGGCCGGCTCGTGGCGTTCTTCGCGACCGGCGACTCGATCGTGGCGAACAACCTGGTGCTGACGCTGTACAAGCACATCAACTCGCCCGAGGCGCGGCTGTACCTGTCGCGGCAGCTGTTCGAGGAGGCCGTGCACGTCCAGTTCTACCTGACGCTGCTGGACACCTACCTGCCCGATCCGGACGACCGGGCGGCGGCCTTCGCGGCCGTGGAGAACATCCCGTCCATCCGGGAGAAGGCCGAGTTCTGCTTCAGGTGGATGGACTCGGTGGAGGAGATCGACCGGCTGGAGACGCGGGCCGACCGGCGCCGCTTCCTGCTCAACCTGATCTGCTTCGCCGCGTGCATCGAGGGCCTGTTCTTCTACGGCGCCTTCGCCTACGTCTACTGGTTCCGCAGCCGGGGTCTGCTGCACGGCCTGGCGACCGGCACCAACTGGGTGTTCCGCGACGAGACGATGCACATGTCGTTCGCGTTCGACGTGGTGGACACCGTGCGCAAGGAGGAGCCGGAGCTGTTCGACGAGGAGCTCGGCCGGCAGGTCACCGACATGCTGCGCGAGGCGGTCGAGGCGGAACTGCAGTTCGCGCGGGACCTGTGCGGCGACGGCCTGCCCGGCATGAACACCGAGTCGATGCGGCAGTACCTGGAGTGCGTCGCCGACCAGCGGCTGGTGCGGCTGGGCTTCGCTCCGGTGTACGGCTCGGAGAACCCGTTCTCCTTCATGGAGCTGCAGGGCGTCCAGGAGCTGACCAACTTCTTCGAGCGCCGTCCGTCCGCGTACCAGGTCGCCGTGGAGGGCACGGTCGACCTGGACGAGGACTTCTAG
- the cyc1 gene encoding epi-isozizaene synthase, producing MHALSHGTTSTPTTIAVPPALSLPVIETAFPRRLHPYWPKLQRETRAWLLEKRLMAPEKVEEHADGLCYTDLMAGYYIGAPDEVLQAIADYSAWFFVWDDRHDRDIVHGRPAAWRRLKDLLHSALDRPGDHLGHQDPVVAGLADSVQRLYAFLPGGWNARFARHFHTVIDAYDREFHNRTEGIVPTVEEYLELRRLTFAHWIWTDLLEPSAGLELPDEVRKNPAYRKAALLSQEFAAWYNDLCSLPKEVAGNEVHNLGISLVTHEGMTLEEAIAEVRRRVEECISEFLDAEQEALRFADRIDDGTVGGKETSAAVRACVGNMRNWFSSVYWFHHESGRYRVDSWDDRSTPPYVSSATEGEK from the coding sequence GTGCATGCTTTGTCACACGGCACCACATCGACACCGACCACCATCGCGGTTCCACCGGCGCTGTCTCTCCCGGTGATCGAAACGGCGTTTCCCCGGCGACTCCACCCGTATTGGCCGAAGCTCCAGAGGGAGACCCGGGCATGGCTGCTCGAAAAGCGGCTCATGGCACCGGAGAAGGTGGAGGAGCATGCCGACGGCCTGTGCTACACGGACCTCATGGCGGGCTACTACATCGGCGCTCCCGACGAGGTCCTCCAGGCGATAGCGGACTACAGCGCCTGGTTCTTCGTCTGGGACGACCGGCACGACCGCGACATCGTGCACGGCCGTCCCGCCGCCTGGCGCCGGCTGAAGGACCTGCTGCACAGCGCTCTCGACCGCCCCGGCGACCACCTCGGTCACCAGGACCCCGTGGTCGCGGGCCTCGCCGACAGCGTGCAGCGGCTCTACGCCTTCCTGCCGGGCGGCTGGAACGCCCGCTTCGCGCGCCACTTCCACACCGTGATCGACGCGTACGACCGGGAGTTCCACAACCGCACCGAGGGCATCGTCCCGACCGTCGAGGAATATCTGGAACTGCGCCGCCTCACCTTCGCGCACTGGATCTGGACCGACCTTCTGGAACCGAGCGCGGGTCTCGAACTCCCGGACGAGGTGCGGAAGAACCCGGCGTACCGGAAAGCGGCGCTGCTCAGCCAGGAATTCGCCGCCTGGTACAACGACCTCTGCTCGCTGCCGAAGGAAGTCGCCGGAAACGAGGTGCACAATCTCGGCATCAGTCTCGTCACCCACGAGGGAATGACCCTCGAAGAGGCGATCGCCGAGGTACGGCGCCGCGTGGAGGAATGCATCAGCGAATTCCTGGACGCGGAACAGGAGGCATTACGGTTCGCCGACCGGATCGACGACGGGACGGTGGGCGGAAAGGAGACGAGCGCTGCCGTGCGCGCCTGCGTCGGCAACATGCGGAACTGGTTCAGTTCCGTCTACTGGTTCCACCACGAGTCCGGCCGGTACCGGGTCGACAGCTGGGACGACCGGTCCACGCCCCCGTACGTCAGCAGCGCAACGGAAGGTGAGAAATGA
- the def gene encoding peptide deformylase: MAQQDTDQQHAGVLPVDDEGYVIDTEDCEEREAAWRERGTSRPITVVGNPVLHKECKDVTDFGEEFQQLVADMFASQRTAEGVGLAANQIGVDLKVFVYDCPDDEGVRHVGVVCNPKLVELPAERRRLDDSNEGCLSVPTAYAPLARPDYAEVTGQDEKGNPIRVRGTGYFARCLQHETDHLYGYLYIDRLSKRERKAALKQMAENEPRYPVVAND, from the coding sequence ATGGCTCAGCAGGACACCGATCAGCAGCACGCGGGCGTGCTCCCCGTCGACGACGAGGGGTACGTCATCGACACGGAGGACTGCGAGGAGCGCGAGGCGGCCTGGCGGGAGCGCGGCACGTCGCGTCCGATCACCGTGGTCGGCAACCCGGTGCTGCACAAGGAGTGCAAGGACGTCACGGACTTCGGCGAGGAGTTCCAGCAGCTGGTCGCCGACATGTTCGCCAGCCAGCGCACCGCCGAGGGCGTGGGCCTGGCCGCCAACCAGATCGGTGTCGACCTGAAGGTCTTCGTCTACGACTGCCCGGACGACGAGGGCGTGCGTCACGTCGGCGTGGTCTGCAACCCCAAGCTCGTCGAACTGCCCGCCGAGCGGCGCCGGCTGGACGACAGCAACGAGGGCTGCCTGTCGGTGCCCACCGCGTACGCGCCGCTGGCCCGCCCCGACTACGCCGAGGTGACCGGCCAGGACGAGAAGGGCAACCCGATCCGGGTACGCGGTACGGGCTACTTCGCGCGCTGCCTCCAGCACGAGACGGACCACCTGTACGGCTACCTCTACATCGACCGGCTGTCGAAGCGGGAGCGCAAGGCCGCGCTCAAGCAGATGGCCGAGAACGAGCCGCGCTACCCCGTGGTCGCCAACGACTGA
- a CDS encoding helix-turn-helix domain-containing protein translates to MLRNVAAVLLDGVNPFELGVVCEVFGIDRSDDGLPVYDFAVASADGPSVRASTGFSLQVEHGLERLETADLITVPAGASYVTREFPPELLDALRRGVDRGARVLSVCSGVFVLAAAGLLEGRRAAVHWKHAEELGRRHPHLTAEPDVLYVDEDPVFTSAGTAAGIDACLHLVRKEQGPEVANRIARRMVVPPHRDGGQAQYIERPLPQSGGDSVAEVLVWMERHLDEEVTVEQLAARAHMSPRTFARRFQQETGTTPYRWILGQRVLLAQHLLERTDETVDAIAGRTGFGNAAALRHHFVRVVGTTPQSYRRAFRGPEAA, encoded by the coding sequence ATGCTCCGGAATGTGGCGGCCGTCCTCCTCGACGGCGTGAACCCCTTCGAACTCGGCGTGGTCTGCGAGGTGTTCGGCATCGACCGCAGCGACGACGGGCTGCCGGTCTACGACTTCGCCGTCGCCTCGGCGGACGGGCCGTCGGTGCGCGCCAGTACGGGCTTCTCCCTCCAGGTCGAGCACGGTCTGGAACGCCTGGAGACGGCGGACCTGATCACCGTGCCGGCCGGTGCCTCCTACGTGACGCGGGAGTTCCCGCCCGAGCTGCTGGACGCCCTGCGCCGGGGCGTCGACCGGGGCGCGCGGGTGCTCAGCGTGTGCTCGGGGGTGTTCGTACTGGCCGCCGCCGGGCTGCTGGAGGGCCGCCGCGCCGCCGTGCACTGGAAGCACGCGGAGGAGCTGGGCCGCAGGCACCCCCATCTGACGGCGGAGCCCGACGTGCTCTACGTCGACGAGGACCCGGTGTTCACCTCGGCGGGCACCGCCGCGGGCATCGACGCCTGCCTGCACCTGGTGCGCAAGGAGCAGGGGCCCGAGGTGGCCAACCGGATCGCCCGGCGGATGGTGGTGCCCCCGCACCGCGACGGCGGGCAGGCCCAGTACATCGAGCGCCCGCTGCCGCAGTCCGGGGGCGACTCCGTCGCCGAGGTGCTGGTGTGGATGGAGCGGCACCTCGACGAGGAGGTCACCGTCGAGCAGCTCGCCGCCCGCGCCCACATGTCCCCGCGCACCTTCGCCCGCCGCTTCCAGCAGGAGACCGGCACCACGCCCTACCGCTGGATCCTGGGCCAGCGGGTGCTGCTGGCCCAGCACCTGCTGGAGCGGACGGACGAGACGGTGGACGCGATCGCCGGCCGTACCGGCTTCGGCAACGCGGCCGCCCTGCGCCACCACTTCGTGCGCGTGGTGGGAACCACACCGCAGTCCTACCGGCGCGCGTTCAGGGGCCCGGAGGCCGCCTGA
- a CDS encoding ribonucleoside-diphosphate reductase subunit alpha, producing MTIAPADPASATGVTEKSDGPGAALLRTLTELTADLPDADPGRVAAAALRGRSAAADETELRDLATEAAAGLISEDPAYSRLAARLLTLGIRAEAASQGVTSFTGSVAAGHREGLIGDRTAAFVRLHAARLDALIDAGADDRFGYFGLRTLYSRYLLRHPVTRKVVETPQHFLLRVACGLAEDDGVRALEEVAALYGLMSRLDYLPSSPTLFNSGTRHPQMSSCYLLDSPKDELDSLYERYHQVARLSKHAGGIGLSFSRVRARGSLIRGTNGHSNGIVPFLKTLDASVAAVNQGGRRKGAAAVYLETWHADIEEFLELRDNTGEDARRTHNLNLAHWVPDEFMRRVADDAAWSLFSPADVPELADLWGEEFDTAYRAAEAEGLARRTLPARELYGRMMRTLAQTGNGWMTFKDTANRTANQTAEPGHVVHSSNLCTEILEVTDDGETAVCNLGSVNLAAFADGDGMDWERLDAAVRTAVTFLDRVVDINFYPTEQASRSNSRWRPVGLGVMGLQDVFFRLRMPFDSPEAKALSTRIAERIMLAAYETSAELAERHGPLPAWEKTRTARGVLHPDHYDVALAWPERWEALRSRIATTGMRNALLLAIAPTATIASIAGVYECIEPQVSNLFKRETLSGEFLQVNSYLVEDLKRLGVWDARTREALREANGSVQDFAWIPEDVRRLYRTAWEIPQRGLIDMAAARTPFLDQAQSLNLFLETPTIGKLSSMYAYAWKQGLKTTYYLRSRPATRIARAARAAVPVQQPAGPEAVACSLENPESCEACQ from the coding sequence GTGACCATCGCGCCAGCCGATCCGGCTTCAGCGACCGGCGTGACCGAGAAGAGCGACGGCCCCGGGGCCGCGCTGCTGCGGACCCTGACGGAGCTGACCGCCGACCTGCCCGACGCCGACCCCGGCCGGGTGGCCGCCGCCGCGCTGCGCGGCCGGTCCGCCGCCGCCGACGAGACGGAGCTGCGGGACCTGGCCACCGAGGCGGCGGCCGGACTGATCTCCGAGGACCCCGCCTACTCCCGGCTCGCCGCCCGGCTGCTGACCCTCGGCATCCGCGCCGAGGCCGCCTCGCAGGGCGTCACCTCGTTCACCGGGTCGGTGGCCGCCGGGCACCGGGAGGGCCTGATCGGCGACCGGACCGCCGCCTTCGTCCGGCTGCACGCGGCCCGTCTGGACGCGCTGATCGACGCCGGCGCCGACGACCGCTTCGGCTACTTCGGGCTGCGCACCCTGTACAGCCGCTACCTGCTGCGCCACCCGGTCACCCGCAAGGTCGTCGAGACGCCCCAGCACTTCCTGCTGCGGGTCGCCTGCGGTCTCGCCGAGGACGACGGCGTGCGGGCGCTGGAGGAGGTCGCCGCGCTGTACGGGCTGATGAGCCGGCTGGACTACCTGCCCTCCTCCCCCACGCTGTTCAACTCCGGCACCCGCCACCCGCAGATGTCGTCCTGCTACCTCCTCGACTCCCCCAAGGACGAGCTGGACTCGCTCTACGAGCGCTACCACCAGGTCGCCCGCCTCTCGAAGCACGCCGGCGGCATCGGCCTGTCCTTCTCCCGCGTCCGCGCCCGGGGTTCGCTGATCCGCGGCACCAACGGGCACTCCAACGGCATCGTGCCGTTCCTGAAGACGCTGGACGCCTCCGTCGCCGCCGTGAACCAGGGCGGCCGGCGCAAGGGCGCCGCCGCGGTCTACCTGGAGACCTGGCACGCGGACATCGAGGAGTTCCTGGAGCTGCGCGACAACACCGGTGAGGACGCCCGCCGTACGCACAACCTGAACCTGGCGCACTGGGTGCCGGACGAGTTCATGCGCCGGGTCGCCGACGACGCGGCGTGGTCGCTGTTCTCCCCGGCCGACGTGCCCGAGCTGGCCGACCTGTGGGGCGAGGAGTTCGACACAGCCTACCGCGCCGCCGAGGCCGAGGGCCTGGCCCGCAGGACGCTCCCGGCCCGCGAGCTGTACGGCCGGATGATGCGCACCCTCGCGCAGACCGGCAACGGCTGGATGACCTTCAAGGACACCGCCAACCGCACCGCCAACCAGACCGCCGAGCCGGGCCACGTCGTCCACTCCTCGAACTTGTGCACGGAGATCCTGGAGGTCACCGACGACGGGGAGACGGCGGTCTGCAACCTGGGCTCGGTCAACCTCGCGGCCTTCGCCGACGGGGACGGCATGGACTGGGAGCGCCTGGACGCCGCGGTCCGCACCGCCGTGACGTTCCTGGACCGGGTGGTCGACATCAACTTCTACCCGACCGAGCAGGCGTCCCGGTCCAACAGCCGCTGGCGCCCGGTGGGTCTGGGCGTGATGGGGCTGCAGGACGTGTTCTTCCGGCTGCGGATGCCCTTCGACTCCCCCGAGGCGAAGGCGCTCTCCACGAGGATCGCCGAGCGGATCATGCTCGCCGCGTACGAGACGTCCGCCGAGCTGGCCGAGCGGCACGGCCCGCTGCCCGCCTGGGAGAAGACCCGTACCGCCCGGGGCGTGCTGCACCCCGACCACTACGACGTCGCACTGGCCTGGCCGGAGCGCTGGGAGGCGCTGCGGAGCCGGATCGCCACGACGGGCATGCGCAACGCGCTGCTGCTGGCGATCGCGCCCACCGCGACCATCGCGTCCATCGCCGGCGTGTACGAGTGCATCGAGCCGCAGGTGTCCAACCTGTTCAAGCGCGAGACGCTGTCCGGGGAGTTCCTCCAGGTCAACTCGTACCTGGTGGAGGACCTCAAGCGGCTCGGCGTGTGGGACGCGCGCACCCGGGAGGCGCTGCGCGAGGCGAACGGCTCGGTGCAGGACTTCGCGTGGATCCCCGAGGACGTGCGGCGGCTGTACCGCACGGCGTGGGAGATCCCGCAGCGCGGCCTGATCGACATGGCCGCCGCCCGCACCCCGTTCCTCGACCAGGCGCAGTCGCTCAACCTGTTCCTGGAGACGCCGACCATCGGGAAGCTCTCCTCGATGTACGCCTACGCCTGGAAGCAGGGGCTGAAGACCACCTACTACCTGCGCTCCCGCCCGGCGACCCGGATCGCCCGCGCGGCCCGCGCCGCCGTCCCCGTCCAGCAGCCGGCCGGCCCCGAGGCCGTCGCCTGCTCCCTCGAGAACCCCGAATCCTGCGAGGCCTGCCAGTGA